The stretch of DNA TCAGAATTAATTTTCACCTTAAAGCTCATGTTAGTAGAAAATGAGTATCACCTGTCACCATTTAAAAGGTCTTTTTTCACCCCCAGAtgataaaataaagttatgtttgcatcaaaaaagctgaaatttcaacATGGTTGTACAGACTTTTAATACCCACTATCAAGTTTTCTGTGAGGCAAATAAGACAGAATTTATCTGAAACTTTTGCAGATAatttaaaacagatgaaatcttaatcataaataaagatataaaatataGACTTTGTTAAACACAGCAGTTGATTCATGCCTGAGAAGCTAATATTATGAATCACAAACTGCCATTGAACAGCAATCAGAGACATTGAGTTAATGAGAGTGAAGAGACGGTGATTTCGTCTGtaattaaatggaaaaatgtgaataacAAACCGTTCAATGGTTACAGCTTCAATCTGAAGACACCCTGATGGGAGGGTGGGTGGATAAacgaatgaataaatgaatgaatagtTTCATACTCCATCTCTGATCCGCTGGAGATCTCCGTCTGGGATTGACGGGAGGCACTCCAgaacttaataataataataataataatacaaaaaatccTTCTTCaacttttaacacaataaaatccAGTCGTAATTCAAATTGATAAGATTTCATATCCTTGATTCCACCTGATCATGCTGATCTCAATCAGCAGAGGCTCTGATAAGGACAGGAAGAAAAGTCTCCTTCTCCCTCagagaggaaattaaaaaaacaaaaaccatccTGTAAAACTTTCTGTCAGTTTTTTGTTCCTTTCAGGTAAAGGTTCGGTCACCTTCCTTGCAGCGAAGCCCCCTCCGGAGATCTTCAGAAACCTAAAGATTTACCAAGCGAAGAGAAGATTGGGTcctgctgaggaggaggaacaggaggaggagggaggaagatCGCTCCAGGCTCTCTGCCCATCTGCAAGGACAAAAAGCTAAAAGTTGGTTTCAGCACTGCAAAAgctcaaaatcttaccaagaattcctggtccagtttctagtgaaaatatcttattacacgtgaaataagacaaactcacttaaaactaacttttcagcaacacattattttaagtaaatgattccttaatgtcggtgaaaaagttccagtggtagattatttcacttctgccagtggaactagaactggttGCTAGGAGACGAGCTGGGCTTGgccggggttgctaggtaacggcttTAATTCTCCTTTCCactggaactagaactttttcaccaatattaaggaattatttacttaaaatatcttgctaaaaagttacttataagttagtttgtcATATCCCAAGATTTTTTTGTACcagaaactaaatcaaaaatactctaagatttagtgtttttacgGTGAGTTTGAGGTTTAGCGCCTCTCTTTTTGGACCGTCCTCCAGAGGCCTAAAATAACCATCTAAACCGAGTTCTttgagaataaaacagaaatctgtcCATTGTGTTTAGGTTTGAACTTTGATGTCTTCATCCACTCAGGAAGCGAACCGCGCCACCTTCCAGCGTTCACACCTGGCTGCGAGAAAAAGCCCAGAGGAGAGCTGCTTTCTCTCCCCCGTCTGAATCTTTATTCCGACTTCAAACCCTCGCTCTTCTCCCGGGGGGGTTTTCAGCTCCGAGATTTGACAGGAGACCTCCAACCATGAGGAGGCCCATTACGGCAGAGTGTGTGCAGGTCGCCTGAGGGGGGCCCCGCTGCAAGACAGAAACAGATACACATCACTGCCGCTCTGCTGCGCCTGCAAATGCGTCTTGGAATTCTAATATACACGAAAGACGCAGGAAACCGAAGGAAAAGCTGGTCTGGGGAATGCAAAATCTGCATTTAACGATCTGTTTTCTGTTCCTGGCGTTAATTTAGTTTCAGATAATAGTTGGGGGTTTTAGAAAgtcattcactgcaaaaacacaaaatcttaccacgtatttgtgtttagtttctggtgcaaatatcttagcaaacttgaaataagacaaacttaacagtaacttttcagcaagttatgggagcttgttttgggtaaataactttattattagttccactggcaggttatttaacttataacaggacatttttcccatgttataaattaatttatctgccaacaGAACAAGcacttcttcatcaatattaaggaattatttactgaaaacaagtttttacatcttgctgaaaagttacgtggaaattagtttatttcaagtgtaataagatatttgcactagaaactgggcCAAAacacttggtaggattttgtgtttttgcagtgttcctGGTTAGCTGGGAATAGACAGAGTTGGGTAGCAACAAGTTACATTTTCTCAATTAAACTTACTTGAGTaactattttgaaaaattaatttttaggAGTATTTACACTACtctgtactttttactcttacttgagtaaaatatctagattttctacccactgaataagaataaatatgttttaaccaaaaaattcACCAGTCAGATACACACCTgaggtttttattaaagtttaataatttttgtataaaaagatactgattttggattttgttgttttttgctacttatatgaattattgttcACAAATCcccaaatttccacttaactttatattttggtctgtctgataatttttaaatattaaatgattaataatttgatgAGATACTCAGTACTtaagtagactttttaccaaatataaTCTTTAGCAGTATATATATGAAAACTACAGAATAAGATTATGGCCActggagaagaaaagaagaaattctGGCTTTAATCTTCTCAGatcaaatgtcaaatttctaaattttgattttttttccccagaattttgaatttttttcttagaatttatTCCAGAATTCTATTGCTCTTAGAAGACTAAATTAAAGTcacaattctgactttttgtcagaattttcagaaaaaaaatcagattttttcctttttgtggcCCTAATACTCTTCAGTGAGAACTGCTTTCATTTGATTGATAAGATATTATTTACTCATACAACGGTTattttcaaggttttatttACATCACTCTCTGGGCCCCATAAACCTTTACGGCGGGCCGTGTTTGGCCCGCGGGCCCTCAGTTCCAGCCCTGAGTTGTACTGTTGCTTTGGGTGGTGGTGTGTTTAtcttttctcctaatttcaGTGACATCTTGAGGGACAACAAAAAGCCTAAATCAAAGTCATTTCTTTTGCATGCTCATCTTAGTGTTTGACATTTGGAGGCCGTTTCTCAGACTCACCTGTTGATGTCAGTAAAGCAGCGAGACGCCATGCTGCCGCTGACGTCCCTTTCTGTAGCAAACCGACAAAATGTGCCGCTGGGAGGAATGTGTTTGCGTTGGTCACTTGTTCCTTCAGGTCCTCTttaatttggacattttgacTGTAGACTTTAGCTGAAAACACCAGTTACTAAGCAACTGGCAGAGAGCCGCTGGAAGCCGGCTCGTCTCATCTCTGCAGTCAAACCGATTCAACACAGCTTTGTTCAGTCTGTCCTCCGTCTCTCCTGAGCCTCCTCTGCATCCTCCTCTACATACACTgctaaaaaaaccaaaaataaacgTCTCACCGTCCAGGTGAgcttcacaaaatgtttgaacaaGTCTTTAAAGTCTCTTAATaagttctgaaaataaatataaagcaacaaaaacaagttcTTCTCCCATGAGAGACAGCAACCCTAGCATGTTGCCCAGCAGGCGGTTCATGAAATCACCTCTCCAACATTCGCCGCATCGCTGCCGACTCCGGCAGAGATGCTGGAGAGCCGCAGAGCTCGGGGATTTCTGCAACCTTCACCACATctgagcagaaaccagattggACGTCGATTCGCAGCGCGTCACGCTCATCAGAGGGGTTGCAGGTTTTGCCAAACATGATGCAAATCGAATCTTTCTGAAAGCAacaatttcagaaatattttctcgCTTCTTTCACAGCAAGAAAATAGGATTTCTTTGACATTTGTTCAACAAAACTGACTGCATTTAGGCAGAGTTGGGTggtaactaattacatttactcagttacatttacttgaataacctttttgaaaaaaaatttaagtttttacttttacttgagtaattttattatgaagtatttctactcttatttgagtaaaactTCTGGGTTCTCTACCCACTGATGaggtaatttttaaatattaaataactgataatttgatcagttactcagtacttgagtaaactttttaccaaatagtTTTACTTGAGTGTAATTTCTGGatactctgcccacctctgccGTTGTTAGTTGGTGCGTTTCTGCTCAGGTGTGACGCCTGCTGGGTGAGACGACGATCACAAGTAAAGCAGCAAGAACACAAAAtgcacttttctctttgttagTTTAAAAGTCCGGGTAAATATAAAAGGTTTCAGATCCACATCAAAACCTCTGAAGTCGAAATAAACtggattgattaattgattgaaatgcaaaaacagaaaatcaaaatattttctgtttttgttttttgtctagTTGCTAAtacaaatatcttagcaaacttgaaataagacaaaactaactgacaagtaactttttagaaagatatagaggtttgttttaaataaataagtaaataattccttgatattgatgaaaaaattctagttccattggcaagGAGAACTagagccgttacctagcaaccccagccaagctcAGCCCGACTCCTAGTaaccagttctagttccacaggcagattttttcactttataacaagatatttttcccttgttacaagtgaaatctgccagtggaactttcTATATCAATATTGTtctattgacagattatttaacttacattatttacttaaaacaagcttctatatcttgaaAAACTTACTGTCAAGTTAGATTTGTCTtattagaccaaaattacttgataggattttgtgtttttgcagtgtgatttttaaatttttttttttacccaaagcTTATTCAGGTGATTGTGATTTCTTTTACTAATAGTTAATTAAATTCTGCTCTGGTTGATTTGTAGAACAAACAGAATTAAGAAAATGTGCATTAGTGTTGGTGCCATGATTGGTCAATGTGATCGTTGCCTCAGTTTACGCGTTGAGTTGTCAGGGTTGCTGCCTCTCAGGCTGCCTGTCAGGAAATCCGGTAATCAAACGTGTCCTTCTCCATGTAGTCCGTCCAGGTAGACGACGGCATGCTGCGGTACGGGTCCAAAAGGATCCGGAAGCAGCGGACGATCAGTAGGCCGAGGAAAATGAAGAGGATGAGGACGAAGACGAAAGCCGCCCTTTGCTCGAGCGTGAGGAAGGAggcggaggaagaggaagaggaggaggggaagtCTGATTCAGAGGCTGAGAAGGTGCTGCTGTAGAGGTCGTCCGCCATGTTCAGACgatggttctgattggttcagtTCGGGATCATCCTCATCTGTCCACTGAAAACCATCTTTACAGCAGAGGAGTCAAATCGgagatttctgcaaaaaaaaaccaatacgctacttttactgtaaatttgTACAAATTTGAGAAACACTGgatataaactgttttaaacagaaaaagatcaCAATATAGATTGTTaatttgtgagcataaagtttctTGAGTAAGAGAAGTGCAGAAAGTTTGTGTATtactcaatttaaaaaaaattaagctttttttccTTGGTGTCTGAGCCAAATCAATGATCAATTGTGAGTATTTGGAATCAATTCAGCCACTAAATGTTGCAGTATTTATTTGAAGTGTATTTTTACAGGCCAAATGTCATACTGTGAGGAAACCTACTGCAACTGATAATGCTTAGAAAGTGAGACTTTAtgctgcttccattcactaCTGCTATGTTTCTACACAGATTATTAACCAAAGTTATTCAGCTGACATAAACAGCgtctccattacaaatgtgcaaaaaacgTCACACATTCactaataacaataaaacacaatttagcaattgcaatgtttttttattcacatccATGTGCATCAGAACCGGCTCATAAAATCCAATTAACttgaaaacatccagatttgttgttttatggaACACAGTTTCTGTCTAAAAGTGTAACTGAAGCctttaatgttgctgtttttgtctcagAATGCCATCGTGTTATTTTGACGTTTGCCGtgttttgctaaatttatttatggttccttttttaaaaaacatatttactgacttatgacattaaaataatctACAAGCCTGAAAAACAATGATTGAGCAATAAAAgcaaccaataaaaacattacttatATATCCTTAAGAGACGACAatgaaaaaaagtataaattaaatgagaataaatcaaagatttatttccatgtggaaatatttgagtatttttgatattaaacacatttcatttaactTCTTTCAATTTCACAACCTGTAAATCTGTCATACATGATGTTGACACAGCGATAATAATGCAAATGTCTGCAATcacaattacacaaaatgtctcaaagcaacaaagaaaatggttttcctcagcacacagagaaaagataaaaagtacgaaagaaaaatacaccccatttacatgtaaattgattttttttttgttgaagtgAGAAGTCAGCGCAGGAACTAAATGCAGGACTGAACAAGCAGGAGGTCAGTGCAGAATACTAATGAACTtcatgtcacaaaaacaaaacctgaggCGCTGCCAAAGCAGCGAGTCGGCCGacagaaaacatgcaacatgAAGTTAGACGCCTGCAGGAAAACAAGGCTGTGCAGCCAGAAAGAGAGGATTTTAAAAACCGCTGAACGAGGAACCGGGAGGATAAAGCAGCGACACCAGGTGAGTTTATGAGGAACGGTGCAGGTAGAGGATCTGAGGTAGAGGGAATACGCCATCAGAcgggaaaaaaactgaaattcagataaagaaactgaaatcagGAGCTAGAAACTGatcagagcaaaaagaaaatccaaactcTTCTTTCTGGCAGAcgtgaagaaaaacagcagaattcCCCAGACCACTGAGGCTGGCTTTAGAAGGCCTCTGAATAATTTATGCTAATATTTCTGTGTctcaaaaaacaacagttttgtctttttgctttcattttcacagtttgACTTCATAAAATCATTCTCACTGAgcatattaaagctgcagtctgtaacttttataaaaagaaaaagttgtaaCTGTCACCGTCTCTTGTCAGTGTGTTATGAGGCAGATaacttgtgaaaaaataaatctcctcCACTGCCTCTCGTGCTACCATagctgtttttgaaaaatcccagtcaaaaacaaccaatcagagctggttggagtgtcttagcgctgtcaatcaggcTTGTGTACGCGCAGTTTAATGTGGTCATGCTCAAAAGTGAATCAAAAGAGTCGACtcccacttttttcacttttggtgCTTAGCTCTCACTCTCAGTGGCTCCGCCCTGGTcagaactttgttttgattggcAACATGGCGGCTTGTCTAAACTTCTTCAAATACTCATGAAGAAGAAGCTGAGGCATTATATTTACCTGCACTGAGGACAGGCTGGCTCTGTTTCTGTCATGAATCTGattggtagatttttttttctcagtcttttgttcatttgtttttgtctttcagtaCAAAAGCCTTAATTTcgtaacaaaacaaacataaaattaggcaaaaacaaaaaaacaaaacaaaacaatttattaacatacaaaacattcagattttccAACTTAAGCTGAAATATGAGGCGACAGACGATAATCTGTTTATCCACCGTCACCAGTGGCCATGCTAATTAGCCTTAGCATTCCTGGCTATCAAGGAAaagctgtagcatagcagagagcaagagggaGGGTGTAAGCAGCACGTATACAAACATGATTTACAGCGCTAGGACTCTCCTAAAGTGctccaattgatttttttacagATTGTCCGTCTCGTACCGTACTACCATGACAGAGTGAcagttttatcaaatatgtaaaaaatatttattctttcaataaaagttactgcagctttaaagactaatttattttttaataaactgaagGTTTCAGTTCTTGAGATCCTTAATTTTTCCAAGTTAATTCCTGATCCTAAGTATCTCATTCTGAGGCTCCTGATAAATATGGTGGTTTCTTCGCTTCCTCAGACTAAAATATTACGACCCATGAACAGGTTTTTGGTGCTTTGGTAGCTCTGGTCCCAGTTTAATTTAACTGGGTGGTGGATTGTTGGTTTCAGGTTGTGTTTGTGGtgattttttctaaataaattggTTTGGTGTGCAGATTTGCACCCACCTGCTTCAGCAGGTTCTGTTAAGTGGAGCCAACCTTTGTCCTCTTTTCCTGCTTTGAGCATAATGGGTAATTTCTGCAGCAGCATGGAGTGCTTTCAGTGTTCTCAGAAAGCCAGGCTGTGTCTTTAAGTCTGTGTctttcaaacttattttttccCTCACGCTGTTGTTCTCTTCCCAGCAGCTTGTGGGTGGGATTGTGGGTGTCGTTAGTTTTAAACACATCGTTTTGGCAAGaagctttttatttccttcccaCATGGAGATTAAAGCCAAATTCAATTGGCTTTAAATTTTGTCATCTCTTTTTCAGGCTCGGTTTGGAGCTCCAAAATCAGAAGGTGAGAAATTAAATGAACATTAAGCTGTTTACATGCACAGACAGTTGGATTACAGGGGATTTTGTTCTCTTGAAACTCAAGTTTGTGTCTGgtaagtaaaagaaataaatgcattttctagatttttctgtttggacTCATTGTCCAACATGTCCTGAAAGGTGAACCTAAACCTCTGCAAAAATTACCACATGgagtttttaatataaaatgtcatGAAATATCACTTTACATGCGTCACGTAACGCTAAACTTGATTAGTTTGAACAAGACAAGCGCAGAACGTCTGTGAAGGATTTGCTGAGTCTGTGTATTCAAACTCCCTCCTGCCATCCTCGTTAATATTTCACTGCCGGTTTTTCTCTCGTTCCTCATTTTCATTCCGTTCACCTTCAAGTTTCCCAACTTgttcaagaacaaaacaaaggagaaacCCTTGAAAGACAGCTCCAATGCATCAGAGTGGAGTTAATCCCTTAAAACTGATGTTTATCACATCATGTGGTTATTTACACTCTGTGCTGTTTTATGCTGATTTATCATAGTGGaggttaaacacacacacacacacacacatccacacacacattggAGGATATAAAGTACCAGAATCCCTccaggctgcagctgctgcctcagaaaatgcatgaaagctgaaaaaaaaaaaaaaaagtaattagatTTGATGGAACAAATCATGCTGACCTCAGAAGTGTCACTCTAACCGTAAAGACTCATCGCAGCCAAGCGAAGCCCGGAGCCTTTGAAGAACCATCTGCgtaaaatcaaagaaatgtagaaaagttcTGGGAGAAGTTCAGAACCGGGCTGAGCTCGCTGTTCTTCTTCAATCTGTGTCAAAGTGATCCTGAGGCTGCGGTTCTGCTGCGGTTCTGCCGTGACATGACGGGCAAGTTGTGCTAACGGGAAAGTTAAAGGGTCAATCCGCTGATTTTATACGTCAAGGTCAGTTTGCTCAGCTTGCCTGGTTTAACTTGGTTTCTGGATGCTGCTAACTCAACAAAACTTACATttactttcataaaaaatatgtttctgttctTATGTGGCATATTTCTGAAAAacgtcaccatgtcgtgacagcttgttatgagacagataa from Xiphophorus maculatus strain JP 163 A chromosome 13, X_maculatus-5.0-male, whole genome shotgun sequence encodes:
- the LOC102228728 gene encoding cortexin-3-like, whose amino-acid sequence is MADDLYSSTFSASESDFPSSSSSSSASFLTLEQRAAFVFVLILFIFLGLLIVRCFRILLDPYRSMPSSTWTDYMEKDTFDYRIS